In Leptospira sp. WS58.C1, a single genomic region encodes these proteins:
- a CDS encoding O-methyltransferase, translating into MAPQNPKQKYGSSIYKDGLEDWIHSELIKRPYDWLEDLEKKAAQDKFPVLTPASGAVLAFLASSWDPDIVLELGTGYGISLIWLLSAVRKNVKVRTVDRETEFIQVAKEFIAKLEPNSSRVEFTNADCSEIVKEFLDTSSYGKKELMFVDCDKVRYPEILEMILEKGKSRNLRVIYDNVLWHGRIADPQNQAPSDQAVRKLWSQIKNSKIEYTIFPVGDGILCFDFKQ; encoded by the coding sequence ATGGCTCCTCAAAATCCGAAACAGAAATACGGGTCTTCTATTTATAAAGACGGATTAGAGGATTGGATCCATTCTGAATTAATAAAGCGCCCTTATGACTGGCTGGAAGACCTTGAAAAAAAGGCCGCTCAAGACAAGTTCCCTGTTTTAACTCCTGCCTCGGGCGCAGTGCTTGCGTTTTTGGCTTCTTCTTGGGATCCGGATATTGTTTTGGAATTAGGGACCGGTTATGGGATCTCGTTGATCTGGCTTTTATCCGCAGTCCGCAAAAACGTAAAAGTCCGAACCGTAGATAGAGAAACGGAGTTCATCCAAGTTGCGAAAGAATTTATTGCCAAGCTGGAGCCGAACTCATCCAGAGTGGAATTTACGAACGCGGACTGTTCCGAGATCGTAAAAGAATTTTTGGATACTTCTTCTTACGGAAAGAAAGAACTGATGTTTGTGGATTGTGACAAGGTCCGCTACCCTGAAATTTTAGAGATGATCCTGGAGAAGGGGAAGAGCAGAAATCTGAGAGTGATCTACGATAATGTTCTTTGGCATGGAAGGATCGCGGACCCGCAAAACCAAGCTCCTTCCGACCAAGCTGTGCGAAAATTATGGTCTCAAATCAAAAATTCCAAGATAGAATACACCATATTCCCTGTCGGCGACGGAATATTATGTTTCGATTTTAAGCAATAA
- a CDS encoding N-acetylmuramoyl-L-alanine amidase produces MFSFSVSSQETTPKRTYNIVIDPGHGGLDLKPKEEHGDKYDPISNKYLEPYKAGAQTKSRRESEVVLALAKEVKEILDLTKTQEGFETFRSYAKKFTNDTLPWIRIDSDLTREETAKEEGADLSSDPNAFYRLYDYPDKKTGKIKPGRISRINAARPYLVLSLHLNPSWKGHPGGMAAVLSPSYRTFYNLRKISEGKSSKSFEEGPWSEWMRFKMEWSRLENAVADAWIYFNGYWPNKSGKKTDLSNFEGYRQNMVTWKYADPPGWIDKAVLNGPGPYAKKHSEYSAKGKFWDRERAEPELWRREDGAEGFGGDNHYAAAELMRFLQYGLRTLPTQDEELSNPGPINKPYISTYSLPTFINAISAYLEIGYIDKEKDMKILTQRKKDTAISLAVGIYSLFHGIKIKSADLPYVPKGKKIDWARYENLKEGNYFRVVRDE; encoded by the coding sequence ATATTCTCATTCTCCGTTTCTTCCCAAGAAACAACCCCGAAAAGAACCTATAATATAGTCATAGATCCGGGCCATGGAGGTTTGGATCTAAAACCTAAGGAAGAACACGGAGACAAGTACGATCCTATCTCGAATAAATATCTGGAACCTTATAAGGCGGGCGCCCAAACAAAATCCAGAAGAGAAAGTGAAGTAGTACTCGCTCTTGCAAAAGAAGTAAAAGAAATTTTGGATCTCACCAAAACTCAGGAAGGATTCGAAACATTCCGATCCTACGCTAAAAAATTCACAAACGATACACTTCCTTGGATCAGAATAGATTCGGATCTGACTAGAGAGGAAACTGCAAAAGAAGAAGGAGCCGATCTTTCTTCCGACCCAAATGCTTTTTACAGACTGTATGATTATCCGGATAAAAAAACAGGAAAGATCAAACCTGGAAGGATTTCCAGGATCAATGCGGCTCGACCTTATTTAGTTCTGTCTTTACATTTGAATCCAAGTTGGAAAGGGCATCCAGGCGGAATGGCTGCGGTTCTCTCTCCTTCTTATAGAACATTCTATAATTTACGAAAAATATCCGAAGGAAAATCTTCTAAGTCATTTGAAGAAGGACCTTGGAGCGAATGGATGCGTTTCAAAATGGAATGGTCCCGTTTAGAAAATGCAGTCGCAGATGCTTGGATCTATTTTAACGGATACTGGCCGAACAAATCCGGGAAAAAAACGGATCTTTCCAATTTCGAAGGATACCGCCAAAACATGGTAACCTGGAAATATGCAGATCCTCCGGGCTGGATCGACAAAGCGGTGTTAAACGGTCCAGGGCCTTATGCCAAAAAACATTCTGAATATTCCGCCAAAGGAAAATTTTGGGATAGAGAAAGAGCAGAACCCGAACTCTGGAGAAGAGAGGACGGCGCAGAAGGATTCGGCGGAGACAATCATTACGCCGCAGCGGAACTCATGAGATTTTTACAATACGGTCTTAGGACTTTGCCGACCCAAGACGAAGAATTATCCAATCCAGGTCCGATCAATAAACCGTATATCTCCACTTATAGTCTTCCTACTTTTATCAATGCGATCTCCGCTTATTTAGAGATCGGTTATATCGATAAGGAGAAGGACATGAAGATCCTGACCCAAAGAAAAAAGGACACTGCGATCAGTTTGGCAGTGGGGATCTATTCCTTATTTCACGGCATCAAAATTAAATCTGCAGATCTACCCTACGTTCCCAAAGGGAAGAAGATAGACTGGGCGCGTTATGAGAACTTGAAGGAAGGGAATTATTTTAGGGTGGTAAGAGACGAGTAA